A region from the Nesterenkonia lacusekhoensis genome encodes:
- a CDS encoding DUF3499 domain-containing protein, which translates to MESSRRCTRSSCERPAVATLTYSYQDSTVVVGPLSLYAEPHTYDLCAQHADTVNPPRGWEVMRLNYAPAAGGSTGQDDLLAVADAVQRPSPTPAAPAPSMRENRERIAPPEGEAAISRGHLRMLKD; encoded by the coding sequence GTGGAATCTTCGCGCAGATGTACTCGTAGCAGCTGTGAGCGGCCGGCGGTCGCCACTCTGACCTACAGCTATCAGGATTCGACCGTGGTGGTCGGACCGTTGAGCCTGTACGCCGAGCCGCATACCTATGACCTCTGTGCCCAGCACGCTGACACGGTGAATCCGCCGCGCGGCTGGGAGGTCATGCGCCTGAACTACGCGCCCGCTGCGGGCGGCTCCACGGGTCAGGACGATCTTCTCGCTGTGGCCGACGCCGTCCAGCGCCCATCGCCGACGCCGGCCGCCCCGGCACCTTCCATGCGGGAGAACCGGGAGCGCATCGCGCCGCCGGAGGGCGAGGCCGCGATCAGCCGCGGCCATCTGCGCATGCTCAAGGACTGA
- a CDS encoding stage II sporulation protein M, whose amino-acid sequence MDIDAFVAVHQGEWDRLADLSDRRRLRPEEADELLRLYQRTSAHLSMVRSVEPDGALAAGLSARLGRARSQLTGAGQNVFVSVAYFFAQTLPAAFYRIRWLTVILGVAFIVVGFASGLWAYHSPHLDLIMPAEDRQQYASHDFVNYYAEHPNSSFAAQVWTNNAWIAAQMVAFGVVGLWVPMVLVLNAVSVGIAGGVMAEQGEQTAFWLNLLPHGLMELTAVFIAGAAGLRIFWAWVAPGQQRRLTSLAQEGRRLVTVALGLVLVLLISGVVEGFVTPSGMHPALKIVIGALVLAGYWAYTLILGRRAYRAGIRGDLGTYDAGSHELTA is encoded by the coding sequence ATGGACATCGATGCCTTCGTCGCCGTGCACCAGGGAGAGTGGGACCGTCTGGCCGACCTCTCTGATCGGCGTCGGCTGCGCCCCGAGGAGGCCGATGAGCTGCTGCGCCTCTATCAGCGCACCTCAGCGCATCTGTCCATGGTCCGTTCCGTGGAGCCCGACGGCGCCCTGGCGGCCGGCCTCTCGGCCCGTCTGGGCCGAGCACGCAGCCAGCTGACCGGGGCGGGCCAGAACGTCTTCGTCTCCGTGGCCTACTTCTTCGCCCAGACCCTGCCGGCGGCCTTCTACCGGATCCGCTGGCTCACCGTGATCCTGGGTGTGGCCTTCATCGTCGTGGGCTTCGCCTCCGGACTGTGGGCCTATCACAGCCCGCATCTGGATCTGATCATGCCGGCCGAGGATCGGCAGCAGTACGCCTCTCACGACTTTGTGAACTACTACGCCGAGCACCCCAACAGCTCCTTCGCCGCTCAGGTCTGGACGAACAACGCCTGGATCGCCGCGCAGATGGTCGCCTTCGGAGTCGTGGGCCTTTGGGTTCCCATGGTGCTGGTGCTCAACGCCGTCAGCGTGGGGATCGCCGGCGGAGTCATGGCCGAACAGGGTGAGCAGACGGCCTTCTGGCTGAACCTGCTGCCGCACGGGCTGATGGAGCTCACAGCGGTGTTCATCGCCGGGGCCGCCGGACTGAGGATCTTCTGGGCCTGGGTGGCGCCGGGACAGCAGCGGCGGCTGACCTCGCTGGCCCAGGAGGGAAGGCGCTTGGTCACGGTGGCGTTGGGCCTGGTGCTGGTGCTGCTGATCTCCGGAGTGGTGGAGGGCTTCGTGACGCCCTCGGGGATGCACCCTGCGCTGAAGATCGTGATCGGTGCCCTCGTGCTGGCCGGTTACTGGGCCTACACGCTGATCCTGGGCAGACGTGCCTATCGTGCCGGGATCCGCGGGGACCTGGGGACCTACGACGCCGGGTCCCACGAGCTGACGGCCTGA
- a CDS encoding RDD family protein: MRTVVTGEAVELELPAASLFTRGGALVIDVILYALTYVAFIFLFGLTSGAAAVAFDEALLQATVLAGAVLCFVVLPIGIETLSRGRTVGRLIFGVRVVRDDGGSLRLRHSVIRVLIAVFEVYMTSGLVAVLCALINDKGKRLGDMVAGTYGIQVRQPKIRPMMLPVPQHLQSWTQIADLGRVPDELALRISRLLRSAENDRAGNPMIMEQHAAGLAQELRPYVSPPPPPSSAMDLLTAVMAERRNREYRRLRRQQERQEALERRLHTVPY, from the coding sequence GTGCGTACTGTGGTCACCGGCGAGGCCGTCGAGCTCGAACTTCCTGCCGCCTCTCTGTTCACCCGCGGCGGCGCCCTGGTGATCGACGTGATCCTCTACGCGCTGACCTACGTGGCGTTCATCTTCCTGTTCGGCCTGACCAGCGGAGCCGCAGCAGTCGCCTTCGACGAGGCTCTGCTGCAGGCCACCGTGCTGGCCGGTGCCGTGCTCTGCTTTGTGGTCCTGCCGATCGGCATCGAGACCCTCTCCCGCGGACGGACCGTGGGACGGCTGATCTTCGGAGTGCGCGTGGTCCGCGACGACGGCGGCTCGCTGCGACTGCGGCACTCCGTGATCCGGGTGCTCATCGCCGTGTTCGAGGTCTACATGACCTCCGGGCTGGTGGCTGTGCTCTGCGCGCTGATCAACGACAAGGGCAAACGGCTGGGAGACATGGTGGCCGGCACCTACGGCATCCAGGTCCGCCAGCCGAAGATCCGCCCCATGATGCTCCCGGTCCCGCAGCACCTGCAGTCCTGGACCCAGATCGCAGACCTGGGCCGAGTCCCCGATGAGCTGGCGCTGCGGATCTCCCGCCTGCTGCGCAGCGCGGAGAACGACCGGGCGGGCAACCCGATGATCATGGAGCAGCACGCCGCCGGGCTGGCCCAGGAGCTGCGTCCCTATGTCTCTCCGCCCCCGCCGCCGTCGTCGGCGATGGATCTGCTGACCGCCGTCATGGCCGAGCGGCGCAACCGCGAATACCGCAGGCTGCGCCGCCAGCAGGAACGTCAGGAAGCCCTGGAGCGCCGCCTGCACACCGTGCCGTACTGA
- a CDS encoding DUF5719 family protein gives MSAKKVKKVIRQQRRDRRRAEREQARRAKAAQQAQRAAEKKAAAQQAAEAKASAKQASANQAETKKAETKKAETEKAQTKTAEAQTAEARDAGRPAGAQAQFGGAAASSAAVSEAPAQEPLAAERTAEDTPADESPASAEPEAAASAAAAEKKSRRTGSRRSAVRVGAVVVTAALVGVGAGSAVTDFSGSDRAPLAPVAGSGVASPQTGQTYLCPPMPGQADSLTTDGILDYASRDGSASSLFQSLVLAEDGAELPEAHIAQITSDGQLNRQSLSGGQGVIHHAEPGQQQAPVLGVSAGQSGDPLTAAGLFEYHADQGPVTGLAVGECGPAQQNHWFFGPETGPGATSLLTLSNPYDRASTVEVTTYDADGERGARGARSIVVPPQTVRTVNMAALSGGSVNMGVEVSATGAPVGAQMQSSRAAGLTGTGAEFLPSAQGLQDEHVIPGVPMADTSSEGAADDPTSMPAELWLHVPGDETTTVELQVFGEDGQVALESPAVFTVEGGQVDVLELLGPQADVYDVVVRTDNPSAAAVASRGMGELAELGAEDEAAAEDAAQQEGEELDEGTLALDFSWGVAAEPLTETSGAILPEIGRTEDAETDLQLSSPEGGTVSYRLLAADGEFSEPQQTEVPAGRSVTVPAEELAEVTEDAVAVVVDPPADEGVYASLLTTDDQGRFSLSRVSPLQDDEATVPVRLR, from the coding sequence ATGAGCGCCAAGAAGGTCAAGAAGGTCATCCGGCAGCAGCGTCGGGACCGTCGCCGGGCCGAGCGCGAGCAGGCCCGCCGGGCCAAGGCTGCCCAGCAGGCCCAGCGCGCAGCTGAGAAGAAGGCTGCCGCGCAGCAGGCCGCGGAGGCGAAGGCCTCTGCCAAACAGGCGTCTGCCAATCAGGCCGAGACCAAGAAGGCTGAGACCAAGAAGGCTGAGACCGAGAAGGCTCAGACCAAGACTGCTGAAGCGCAGACCGCTGAGGCGCGCGACGCCGGCCGTCCCGCCGGAGCGCAGGCTCAGTTCGGCGGCGCCGCAGCCTCTTCTGCCGCAGTCTCCGAGGCTCCCGCTCAGGAGCCGCTCGCCGCGGAGCGCACCGCAGAGGACACCCCTGCGGACGAATCTCCCGCCTCGGCGGAGCCGGAAGCCGCAGCCTCCGCCGCAGCCGCAGAGAAGAAGTCGCGCCGCACCGGGTCTCGACGCTCAGCCGTGCGGGTGGGCGCCGTCGTCGTGACCGCGGCATTGGTCGGCGTCGGAGCGGGCTCTGCGGTGACCGACTTCTCCGGCTCGGACCGCGCGCCGCTGGCACCGGTGGCCGGATCCGGAGTGGCCTCGCCCCAGACGGGTCAGACCTATCTGTGCCCGCCCATGCCGGGACAGGCCGATTCGCTGACCACCGACGGGATCCTGGACTATGCCTCCCGCGACGGCTCCGCCTCCAGCCTCTTCCAGTCGTTGGTGCTCGCTGAGGACGGGGCCGAGCTCCCCGAGGCCCACATCGCTCAGATCACCAGCGATGGACAGCTGAACCGCCAGTCGCTCAGTGGCGGCCAGGGCGTGATCCATCATGCGGAGCCCGGCCAGCAGCAGGCTCCGGTGCTGGGAGTCTCGGCCGGGCAGAGCGGTGATCCGCTGACCGCGGCCGGGCTGTTCGAGTACCACGCGGACCAGGGACCGGTGACCGGGCTGGCCGTGGGGGAGTGCGGTCCGGCCCAGCAGAACCACTGGTTCTTCGGCCCGGAGACCGGCCCCGGCGCCACCTCGCTGCTGACCCTGTCCAACCCCTATGACCGCGCCTCCACTGTGGAGGTCACCACCTACGACGCCGACGGCGAACGCGGAGCCAGGGGCGCGCGCAGCATTGTGGTCCCACCCCAGACGGTGCGCACCGTCAATATGGCGGCGCTGAGCGGGGGCAGCGTGAACATGGGCGTGGAGGTCAGTGCCACCGGCGCCCCGGTGGGCGCGCAGATGCAGTCCTCCCGTGCCGCCGGGCTGACCGGCACCGGGGCCGAATTCCTCCCCAGCGCGCAGGGCCTGCAGGACGAACACGTCATCCCTGGCGTGCCGATGGCGGACACCTCATCCGAGGGAGCCGCCGATGACCCCACATCCATGCCGGCCGAGCTGTGGCTCCACGTCCCTGGCGATGAGACCACCACTGTGGAGCTGCAGGTCTTCGGAGAGGACGGCCAGGTGGCCTTGGAGAGCCCCGCGGTGTTCACCGTGGAGGGCGGCCAGGTCGATGTCCTGGAGCTGTTGGGTCCCCAGGCCGATGTCTATGACGTGGTGGTCCGCACGGACAATCCCTCGGCCGCTGCGGTGGCCTCCCGCGGCATGGGCGAACTGGCCGAGCTGGGCGCCGAGGATGAGGCCGCTGCCGAGGATGCCGCCCAACAGGAGGGCGAGGAGCTGGACGAGGGCACCCTGGCCCTGGACTTCAGCTGGGGCGTCGCAGCAGAGCCGCTGACCGAGACCTCAGGTGCGATCCTTCCGGAGATCGGCCGGACCGAGGACGCGGAGACTGACCTGCAGCTGTCCTCCCCGGAGGGCGGGACAGTGTCCTACCGCCTGCTCGCCGCCGACGGTGAGTTCTCGGAGCCTCAGCAGACAGAGGTTCCGGCAGGACGCTCGGTCACAGTTCCCGCCGAGGAGCTGGCTGAGGTCACGGAGGATGCCGTCGCCGTCGTCGTGGATCCTCCTGCGGATGAGGGTGTCTATGCCTCTCTGCTCACCACCGATGATCAGGGGCGCTTCTCCCTGAGCCGGGTCAGCCCGCTGCAGGACGATGAGGCGACGGTCCCTGTGCGGCTGCGCTAG
- a CDS encoding N-acetylneuraminate synthase family protein: MYDTDTIVILGKGPSADSVSSRVFKDSVVIGINDAERIHPTDITIFHEDWVADSLQDDGLQSKAYITSTEFHAPGHTVVRAPYKPLSNDEEDIMLSRFQNRDETVIEEVMFLTALEVARTIADTKGRTQTVYMVGFDFSPASGNARAANTQYSPELTSHRKAGVELQQYILRNALYVLEDSNLDVHHVGSHEFSNITTEALNEKYRVEVSEPAPQEEEAEELEVPTVEITAEITTNHFGDLDRLEKLVRSAHAAGADWVKVQKRDVEHFYTAEQLAAPYKSPFGTTFGDYRHQLELDKEGFTFLDELTKDLGIKWFASVLDKPSFEWMMENLEIPLVKLPSTISRKKDYLEYVANNYTGSLVISTGMTDQDYEQWLLETFTKQDTLYLLHCNSAYPTPDEHTNIGVVRHYAQLAEEQASTPGPRIVPGYSSHDFGWMASALAVAAGAGMVEKHVKLGNTEWAHFDAVAVDLTTDAFKEYVDNVRQAQIHVGSTEKKITASEHHKY; encoded by the coding sequence ATGTACGACACCGACACGATCGTCATCCTCGGTAAGGGACCGTCCGCAGACTCTGTCAGCAGCCGGGTCTTCAAGGACTCGGTGGTCATCGGGATCAACGACGCTGAGCGCATCCACCCCACAGACATCACCATCTTCCATGAGGACTGGGTGGCCGACTCCCTCCAGGACGACGGTCTGCAGTCCAAGGCCTACATCACCTCCACCGAGTTCCACGCGCCTGGCCACACGGTGGTCCGTGCGCCGTATAAGCCGCTGAGCAACGATGAGGAAGACATCATGCTCAGCCGCTTCCAGAACCGGGACGAGACCGTCATCGAGGAAGTCATGTTCCTCACCGCCCTGGAGGTCGCGCGCACCATCGCCGACACCAAGGGCCGCACGCAGACCGTCTACATGGTCGGCTTCGACTTCTCCCCCGCATCCGGCAATGCCCGTGCGGCCAACACGCAGTACTCTCCCGAGCTGACCAGCCACCGCAAGGCCGGCGTGGAGCTGCAGCAGTACATCCTGCGCAACGCGCTCTACGTGCTGGAGGACTCCAACCTGGACGTCCACCACGTGGGCAGCCACGAGTTCTCCAACATCACCACTGAGGCGCTGAACGAGAAGTACCGGGTGGAGGTCTCCGAGCCCGCTCCTCAGGAGGAAGAGGCCGAAGAGCTCGAAGTCCCCACCGTGGAGATCACCGCTGAGATCACCACCAACCACTTCGGCGACCTGGACCGGCTGGAGAAGCTGGTCCGCTCCGCCCACGCCGCCGGCGCCGACTGGGTGAAGGTTCAGAAGCGCGACGTCGAGCACTTCTACACCGCCGAGCAGCTCGCCGCTCCGTATAAGTCCCCCTTCGGCACCACCTTCGGCGACTACCGCCACCAGCTGGAGCTGGACAAGGAGGGCTTCACGTTCCTCGACGAGCTCACCAAGGACCTGGGCATCAAGTGGTTCGCCTCGGTGCTGGACAAGCCCTCCTTCGAGTGGATGATGGAGAACCTGGAGATCCCGCTGGTGAAGCTGCCCTCGACGATCTCCCGGAAGAAGGACTACCTGGAGTACGTGGCCAACAACTACACCGGCTCCCTGGTGATCTCCACCGGCATGACGGATCAGGACTACGAGCAGTGGCTGCTGGAGACCTTCACCAAGCAGGACACCCTCTACCTGCTGCACTGCAACTCCGCCTACCCCACCCCCGATGAGCACACCAACATCGGCGTGGTCCGCCACTACGCCCAGCTGGCCGAGGAGCAGGCTTCCACGCCCGGTCCGCGGATCGTGCCCGGCTACTCCTCCCACGACTTCGGCTGGATGGCTTCGGCTCTGGCAGTGGCCGCCGGTGCCGGCATGGTGGAGAAGCACGTGAAGCTGGGCAACACCGAGTGGGCCCACTTCGACGCCGTGGCCGTGGATCTGACCACCGATGCCTTCAAGGAGTACGTGGACAACGTCCGGCAGGCTCAGATCCACGTGGGCTCCACGGAGAAGAAGATCACCGCCTCAGAGCACCACAAGTACTGA
- a CDS encoding inositol monophosphatase family protein, with product MSEAQQALQGVDDLVRDLMPRLDQLRSEVTLKGDDTPVTAADVLVQTSIEEYLTSRFEGLTFVGEEGEFSPDHSLEGWVAVVDPIDGTENFASSLPEWGVAVTLWHDGVHQASMISLPQLGQRLITGDSFTPASSRITAFSSGIDDELARQLADTPQARLMGAAVYNLYGVITGRFARFINPVGAYSWDLLAGLQLALEHNCEVYLNDQQYDGSYLKPGQRYRVDVRHRHDRHPR from the coding sequence ATGAGTGAAGCCCAACAGGCCCTACAGGGGGTCGACGACCTGGTCCGCGACCTGATGCCGCGGCTGGACCAGCTGCGCAGCGAGGTCACCCTCAAAGGCGATGACACCCCGGTCACCGCCGCTGACGTCCTGGTGCAGACGAGCATCGAGGAGTATCTGACCTCCCGCTTCGAAGGCCTGACCTTCGTGGGAGAGGAGGGCGAGTTCTCCCCCGACCACTCGCTGGAGGGGTGGGTCGCCGTCGTGGATCCCATCGACGGTACGGAGAACTTCGCCTCCAGCCTGCCCGAATGGGGTGTGGCCGTGACCCTGTGGCATGACGGGGTCCACCAGGCCAGCATGATCTCTCTGCCCCAGCTGGGACAGCGGCTGATCACCGGTGACAGCTTCACCCCCGCCTCCTCCCGGATCACCGCGTTCTCCTCCGGGATCGACGACGAACTGGCTCGCCAGCTGGCCGATACCCCTCAGGCTCGGCTCATGGGGGCCGCTGTGTACAATCTCTACGGCGTCATCACGGGACGCTTCGCCCGGTTCATCAACCCCGTCGGTGCCTATTCATGGGACCTGCTGGCGGGCCTTCAACTCGCCCTGGAACACAACTGTGAGGTTTACCTGAATGACCAGCAATACGACGGCAGCTATCTCAAACCTGGCCAGCGATACCGGGTCGATGTACGACACCGACACGATCGTCATCCTCGGTAA
- a CDS encoding Trm112 family protein has translation MPSTLPASLLEVLRCPVTGSPLRQDGDELVAVEDETMRYPIEHGVPTLLPADSAV, from the coding sequence ATGCCCAGTACCCTCCCCGCATCACTTCTTGAAGTTCTGCGCTGCCCGGTCACCGGCAGTCCGCTGCGCCAGGACGGTGATGAGTTGGTCGCCGTCGAGGACGAGACCATGCGCTACCCGATCGAACACGGCGTGCCCACGCTGCTGCCCGCCGATTCCGCCGTCTGA
- a CDS encoding TIGR01906 family membrane protein, whose translation MSANSENPRKEESSSQKGSGEGGDFESGLDYGAYAGDEPDFPEDHLTKEEQAASSDAAPTFSSALNGDDDVAAAEKTSPAADDAGSEDATKPVASAPAPQPAEEAVSAEDQPTTAVAPVPADNRTRALNDVAAPGTAAARSSAPAETAAQTGASPAGAAPAAAQEAPAEEKLSKKELRQREKDEARRAKEEAKAEKQAAKHARKSGDDQATPYMPYAGGTVGHTPSGEEITDQDLAEEVERDKRGVSRFMQVMIAIFLPVLVLVAAIRLVASPVFLWLSYNRPGFPSDTFGFDDADRLVYGSYGLDYLFNAANSRYLAELAPGGEELFTADEVSHMTDVKFVMMWALLAAAVLLVITLIFGLFLRSWRPGGFARGLFAGVWVTLGVIIAAVVLAVLNWQRFFEEFHRLFFSEGTWTFSEDSTLIRLYPEQFWLDAGIGAAALVLLISLVLLIATWPTRRRRARRAARMDEVKERRREKLIAELTKGVED comes from the coding sequence ATGAGCGCGAATTCAGAGAATCCTCGCAAGGAGGAGAGCTCGAGCCAGAAGGGCTCGGGTGAGGGCGGTGACTTCGAATCCGGCCTGGACTACGGCGCCTATGCCGGAGACGAGCCGGATTTCCCGGAGGACCACCTCACGAAGGAGGAGCAGGCTGCCTCCTCGGATGCTGCCCCGACGTTCTCCTCCGCACTGAACGGCGACGACGACGTCGCCGCCGCAGAGAAGACCTCACCGGCAGCCGACGACGCCGGCAGCGAGGATGCGACCAAACCGGTCGCCTCCGCTCCGGCTCCTCAGCCTGCCGAAGAAGCGGTTTCTGCTGAGGACCAGCCCACGACCGCCGTGGCCCCGGTTCCTGCGGACAACAGGACCCGCGCCCTGAACGACGTCGCCGCGCCTGGCACGGCCGCGGCTCGCTCGAGCGCACCCGCTGAGACGGCGGCGCAGACCGGCGCTTCCCCTGCCGGAGCTGCGCCCGCCGCCGCCCAGGAGGCCCCTGCCGAGGAGAAGCTCTCCAAGAAGGAGCTCAGGCAGCGGGAGAAGGACGAGGCCCGGCGCGCCAAGGAGGAGGCCAAGGCTGAGAAGCAGGCCGCCAAGCACGCCAGGAAGTCCGGCGACGATCAGGCGACCCCCTACATGCCCTACGCCGGCGGCACAGTGGGACACACGCCCTCCGGCGAAGAGATCACCGATCAGGACCTCGCGGAAGAGGTTGAGCGGGACAAGCGGGGAGTCTCGCGGTTCATGCAGGTCATGATCGCGATCTTCCTGCCGGTGCTGGTGCTGGTCGCCGCCATCCGCCTGGTGGCTTCTCCGGTGTTCCTGTGGCTGTCCTACAACCGTCCGGGCTTCCCCAGCGACACCTTCGGCTTCGACGACGCCGATCGCCTGGTCTACGGCTCCTACGGCTTGGACTACCTGTTCAACGCCGCGAACTCCCGCTACCTGGCCGAGCTGGCTCCGGGCGGGGAGGAGCTGTTCACCGCTGACGAGGTCTCGCATATGACGGACGTGAAGTTCGTGATGATGTGGGCCCTGCTCGCTGCAGCCGTGCTGCTGGTCATCACACTGATCTTCGGACTGTTCCTGCGCTCCTGGCGCCCCGGCGGCTTCGCCCGCGGCCTCTTCGCCGGCGTGTGGGTGACCCTCGGGGTGATCATCGCCGCCGTGGTGCTGGCAGTGCTGAACTGGCAGCGCTTCTTCGAGGAGTTCCACCGCCTGTTCTTCTCTGAGGGCACCTGGACCTTCAGCGAGGACTCCACGCTGATCCGCCTCTACCCGGAGCAGTTCTGGCTGGATGCCGGCATCGGCGCGGCGGCCCTGGTGCTGCTGATCTCGCTGGTCCTGCTGATCGCTACCTGGCCCACACGCCGTCGCCGTGCCCGCCGCGCGGCGCGGATGGACGAGGTCAAGGAGCGCCGCCGCGAGAAGCTCATCGCCGAGCTCACCAAAGGTGTGGAGGACTGA
- the ahcY gene encoding adenosylhomocysteinase, whose translation MSFEYKIADISLHEAGRHQIRLAEHEMPGLMALREEYGESQPLKGARIAGSLHMTVQTAVLIETLTALGAEVRWASCNIFSTQDEAAAAVVVGPHGTPEVPQGVPVFAWKNETLAEYWWAASQIFAWPGVDEDPSRGANMILDDGGDATVLVHKGVEFEAAGAVPQPQPEDPEEYGYVLETLRKSLQENPHRWTGIAKNLRGVTEETTTGVTRLYQLARDGQLLFPAINVNDSVTKSKFDNKYGIRHSLPDGIMRATDVLLGGKVAVICGYGDVGKGAAEALRGQGSRVIVTEIDPINALQAAMDGYQVAALDDVVEQGDIFITTTGGKDIISAEHMQRMKNKAIVGNVGHFDNEIDMAGLAQLPGVKKVEIKPQVHEWVFDESTGRSIIVLSEGRLLNLGNATGHPSFVMSSSFANQTIAQIELFEKSALVYEGDDRYENQVYVLPKVLDEKVARLHLDAVGATLTELTKEQADYLGVDVAGPYKPEHYRY comes from the coding sequence ATGAGCTTTGAATACAAGATCGCCGATATCTCGCTGCACGAGGCCGGCCGCCACCAGATCCGCCTGGCCGAGCATGAGATGCCCGGACTGATGGCGCTGCGCGAGGAGTACGGCGAGTCCCAGCCGCTGAAGGGCGCTCGCATCGCAGGATCCCTGCACATGACCGTGCAGACCGCCGTGCTGATCGAGACGCTCACCGCCCTCGGCGCCGAGGTCCGCTGGGCCTCCTGCAACATCTTCTCCACCCAGGATGAGGCCGCCGCAGCCGTCGTCGTCGGTCCCCACGGCACTCCGGAGGTCCCGCAGGGCGTCCCGGTCTTCGCCTGGAAGAACGAGACCCTGGCTGAGTACTGGTGGGCGGCGTCGCAGATCTTCGCCTGGCCCGGTGTGGATGAGGACCCGTCCCGCGGCGCGAACATGATCCTCGACGACGGCGGCGACGCCACGGTGCTGGTCCACAAGGGCGTCGAGTTTGAGGCCGCCGGCGCGGTCCCGCAGCCCCAGCCGGAGGACCCCGAGGAGTACGGCTACGTCCTGGAGACTCTGCGGAAGTCTCTTCAGGAGAACCCCCACCGCTGGACCGGGATCGCCAAGAACCTGCGCGGTGTCACCGAAGAGACCACCACCGGTGTGACGCGTCTGTACCAGTTGGCCCGTGACGGTCAGCTGCTGTTCCCGGCCATCAACGTCAACGACTCGGTCACCAAGTCCAAGTTCGACAACAAATACGGCATCCGCCACTCCCTGCCCGATGGCATCATGCGCGCCACCGACGTTCTGCTGGGCGGCAAGGTGGCCGTGATCTGCGGCTACGGCGACGTCGGCAAGGGAGCGGCTGAGGCCCTGCGCGGCCAGGGCTCCCGAGTGATCGTCACCGAGATCGACCCGATCAACGCGCTGCAGGCCGCCATGGACGGCTACCAGGTGGCCGCGTTGGACGATGTCGTGGAGCAGGGCGACATCTTCATCACCACCACCGGCGGCAAGGACATCATCTCTGCCGAGCACATGCAGCGGATGAAGAACAAGGCCATCGTGGGCAACGTCGGCCACTTCGACAACGAGATCGACATGGCCGGCCTGGCTCAGCTGCCCGGGGTGAAGAAGGTGGAGATCAAGCCGCAGGTCCACGAGTGGGTCTTCGACGAGTCCACCGGCCGCTCGATCATCGTGCTCTCCGAGGGCCGCCTGCTGAACCTGGGCAACGCCACCGGTCACCCCAGCTTCGTGATGAGCTCCTCCTTCGCCAACCAGACGATCGCCCAGATCGAGCTGTTCGAGAAGTCGGCGCTGGTCTACGAGGGCGACGACCGGTACGAGAACCAGGTCTACGTCCTGCCCAAGGTCCTGGACGAGAAAGTCGCCCGTCTGCACCTGGATGCTGTGGGCGCCACGCTCACCGAGCTGACCAAGGAGCAGGCCGACTACCTCGGTGTGGATGTGGCCGGCCCGTATAAGCCCGAGCACTACCGCTACTGA